Within Microterricola gilva, the genomic segment GCCGGCGTCGAGCAGACGCCGCCCGCTCGGGTACGGCTGCCTGGTCGAGAACTCGACGCCGGGCAGCAGCGTGGCCACGGTGCTCGATGCGGCGAGGGCCGCGACATCCTCATCGCTGAGGTAGGTGCAGTGATCCACGGATGCCGCCCCCAGCTCGATCGCGAGCCGCACACCGTCGCCAGGGCCCAGCTGACTCGCGTGCACGCGCGGCTTCAGGCCGGCCGTGATGCCGGCCTCGAGCACTCGTCGGCTCTGCTCCACGCTGAAGGCACCCGTCTCGCAGAACACGTCGATCCACTTGGCGTGCGGGGCGCAGGCCTCGAGCATCGGACCGGTGACCAGCTCGACGTACTCGTCGGCGCCGCCCTCCCGTGAGGCGAACTCGGCCGGGACGACGTGAGCGCCGAGGAAGGTGACCTCGTCGGTGACCTCCGACGCGAGCCGCACGAGGCGTTCCTCGCTCTCGACCGAGAGGCCGTAGCCGCTCTTGATCTCGAGCGTGGTCGTGCCCTGCGCGAGCATCTCGTCGACGAAACCGTAGAGCCGCGCGCGCAGTTCCTCGTCGCTCGCCGCGCGGGTCGCCGCAACGGTCGAGCGGATGCCGCCGGCCTCGTACGTGCGGCCGGCCATGCGCGCCTCGAACTCGGCGGCGCGATCGCCGCCGAACACGACGTGGCTGTGGCTGTCGACGAAGCCGGGGATGACGCAGGCGCCGCCCGCGCTCTGCTTGTCGATGTCGGAGAGCGGGCCGAGGCCGAGCTCGGCGATGGCGGTCGCGGCGTCGACGGCCGCGCCGATCCACGCCACGCGGCCGCCGTCGATGATGACGGCGGCATCCGTCAGTTCACCGGTCGGCCCGGTGCCCAGTGTCGGGTCGTTGGTGACCAGCAGTCCGATGTCGGTGAGCAGCGTCGTCGTCATGGTGCAATCCTCTCGTTGTTTCCTCCCGCCGGCTGAGGTTTCCTCCCGCCGGCTGAGGGAGGAACGACCGAAGCCCCGAGCGGTGCCAGGGCCTCGCTCGCCGGCTTCCTCAGTCGGCGTCGGGGAGCATCGGCACGCGGAGCCCGCGCTCGCGGGCGACCTCGACGGCGCGCGGGTAGCCGGCATCCACGTGGCGCATGACGCCGGTTCCCGGGTCGTTCACCAGCACGCGGGCGATCTTCTCGGCCGCGAGCGGGGTGCCGTCGGCCACGATCACCTGGCCGGCGTGGATGGAGCGGCCGATGCCGACGCCGCCGCCGTGGTGGATCGAGACCCAGGTGGCCCCGGATGCCGTGTTCAGCAGTGCGTTCAGCAGCGGCCAGTCGGCGATGGCGTCCGAGCCGTCGGCCATGGCCTCGGTCTCGCGGTACGGCGAGGCGACGGAGCCGGAGTCGAGGTGGTCGCGCCCGATCGCGAGCGGCGCGCTGAGCTCACCCGATGCGACCATCTCGTTGAACTTGAGCCCGGCGAGGTGGCGCTCCTTGTAGCCGAGCCAGCAGATGCGGGCCGGCAGCCCCTCGAAGTGCACCTTCTCGCCGGCCGCGGTGATCCAGCGGCGCAGGTGCTCGTCCTCCGGGAACAGCTCGAGGATCGCCCTGTCGGTCGCGGCGATGTCGGCCGGGTCGCCGGAGAGCGCCGCCCAGCGGAACGGGCCCTTGCCCTCGGCGAACAGTGGCCGGATGTAGGCCGGCACGAATCCGGGGAACTCGAATGCGCGCTCGTAGCCGCCGAGCTTGGCCTCGGCGCGGATGGAGTTGCCGTAGTCGAAGACCTCGGCCCCGGCATCCTGGAACTCGACCATGGCCTTCACCTGCTTGGCCATCGAGGCACGGGCGCGCTCAGTGAAGCCCTCCGGGTCGGATGCCGCGAGCTCACGCCACTCTTCGACGGAGACGCCCTCGGGCAGGTAGGAGAGCGGGTCGTGGGCGCTGGTCTGGTCGGTGACGATGTCGATCGGCACCTGGCGGGCCAGCAGCTCGGGGAAGACCGTTGCCGCGTTGCCGACGAGGCCGACGGAGAGTGCACGGCCCTCCGCCTTGGCGGCGAGCACGCGGGCGATGGCGTCGTCGATGTCGTCGGTCATCTCGTCGAGGTAGCCCTTGGAGACACGGCGGGCCAGGCGGGTCGCGTCCACGTCGACGATGAGCACGACGCCCTCATTCATGGTCACGGCCAGCGGCTGCGCGCCGCCCATGCCGCCGCAGCCGCCGGTGAGGGTGAGGGTCCCGGCGAGGCTGGCGTTTGCGGCATCCGCTGCGCTCAGCCCGCGGGCCGTTGCAAGCTTGACGCCGATCGCGGCGAAGGTCTCATAGGTTCCCTGCAGGATGCCCTGGGTGCCGATGTAGATCCAGCTGCCGGCCGTCATCTGGCCGTACATGGTGAGGCCGAGCGCCTCGAGCCGGCGGAACTCCGGCCAGTTCGCCCAGTCACCGACGAGGTTCGAGTTGGCGATGAGCACGCGGGGAGCCCACTCGTGGGTGCGGAACACGCCGACCGGCTTGCCCGACTGCACGAGCAGGGTCTCGTCGCTCTCGAGGGTCTCGAGCGTGCGCACGATCGCGTCGTAGGCCTCCCAGCTGCGGGCGGCCTTGCCCGTTCCGCCGTAGACCACGAGCTCGTCCGGGTGCTCCGCGACCTCCGGATCGAGGTTGTTCATGAGCATGCGCAGCGGTCCCTCCGTCTGCCAGCTCTTGGCGCTGAGGGTCGTTCCGCGCGCTGCGCGCACCGGGCGGGGGCCCGCGGCGGTGTCGACGGTGTCTGTCTGTGGCTGTGCTGGCGTCATCATGACTTCCTTGTGCTGGAGATGCGGTGTGCGGCGCCTGGATTGCGGCGCGGCACTCGCGAAACTTCGCTTCTTCGATTTCAGCGCGAACGGATGCCGCGGGCAACGCGCGTCCCGTATCCTTTGTCTGGAATCACAGACGCGATGATCGCAGCAGCCGGCAGGATCGCACGCGGGGATCGGAGAGATGATGGCGTCCAACGGTGACGTGACCCCAGGGGCGACGGTGTCGAGCAAGGTTCCTGCGGCCGAACACACGCTGCGGATCCTCTCGTTCCTCTCGACCCAGCGCGGACCGGTGCCGGCCGCGACCATCGCGAGTGCCCTCGGCATCCCGCGCTCGACGGTCTACCACCTGCTCGTCGTGCTTGCCCAGCATGGCTTCGTGCTGCACCTGCCTGAGGCCAAGCGCTACGGGCTCGGCCCGGCCGCCTTTGAGCTGAGCGGTGG encodes:
- the hutU gene encoding urocanate hydratase, which encodes MTPAQPQTDTVDTAAGPRPVRAARGTTLSAKSWQTEGPLRMLMNNLDPEVAEHPDELVVYGGTGKAARSWEAYDAIVRTLETLESDETLLVQSGKPVGVFRTHEWAPRVLIANSNLVGDWANWPEFRRLEALGLTMYGQMTAGSWIYIGTQGILQGTYETFAAIGVKLATARGLSAADAANASLAGTLTLTGGCGGMGGAQPLAVTMNEGVVLIVDVDATRLARRVSKGYLDEMTDDIDDAIARVLAAKAEGRALSVGLVGNAATVFPELLARQVPIDIVTDQTSAHDPLSYLPEGVSVEEWRELAASDPEGFTERARASMAKQVKAMVEFQDAGAEVFDYGNSIRAEAKLGGYERAFEFPGFVPAYIRPLFAEGKGPFRWAALSGDPADIAATDRAILELFPEDEHLRRWITAAGEKVHFEGLPARICWLGYKERHLAGLKFNEMVASGELSAPLAIGRDHLDSGSVASPYRETEAMADGSDAIADWPLLNALLNTASGATWVSIHHGGGVGIGRSIHAGQVIVADGTPLAAEKIARVLVNDPGTGVMRHVDAGYPRAVEVARERGLRVPMLPDAD
- the hutI gene encoding imidazolonepropionase, with the protein product MTTTLLTDIGLLVTNDPTLGTGPTGELTDAAVIIDGGRVAWIGAAVDAATAIAELGLGPLSDIDKQSAGGACVIPGFVDSHSHVVFGGDRAAEFEARMAGRTYEAGGIRSTVAATRAASDEELRARLYGFVDEMLAQGTTTLEIKSGYGLSVESEERLVRLASEVTDEVTFLGAHVVPAEFASREGGADEYVELVTGPMLEACAPHAKWIDVFCETGAFSVEQSRRVLEAGITAGLKPRVHASQLGPGDGVRLAIELGAASVDHCTYLSDEDVAALAASSTVATLLPGVEFSTRQPYPSGRRLLDAGVTVAIACDTNPGSSFTSSMPFCIAVAVRDMGMTPAEALWAATAGGAVALERADVGRLMPGTRADLVQLKTPGYVHLAYRPGVPLVQRVWKDGTLVVG